A genomic window from Sulfurimonas paralvinellae includes:
- the greA gene encoding transcription elongation factor GreA, with amino-acid sequence MKEPMSLEGYDALVEEFKYLLEVEKPKTAEEKLVAAALGDRSENADYQAAKEKLRFIDKRLFYLNKMIQNAKVIDPSLHGHERVSFGSSVTVIDLDTDETQCFTICGVLESEPENGLISVHSPLAKAMLGHHVGDEFKIQLPKGIKEYEIEAIEYKNIYTLKKNIRTKSDYTFH; translated from the coding sequence TTGAAAGAACCGATGAGTCTGGAAGGTTACGATGCTCTTGTTGAAGAGTTCAAGTATCTTCTAGAAGTTGAAAAACCAAAAACAGCAGAAGAAAAACTTGTTGCGGCTGCTCTTGGTGACAGAAGTGAAAATGCAGATTATCAGGCAGCAAAAGAGAAACTCCGCTTTATAGACAAAAGGCTTTTTTATCTCAACAAAATGATTCAAAATGCAAAAGTGATAGACCCGTCACTACACGGGCATGAACGTGTCTCTTTTGGAAGCAGTGTTACTGTTATTGATCTAGATACTGATGAAACACAATGCTTTACTATCTGTGGTGTTTTGGAAAGTGAACCCGAAAATGGGCTTATATCTGTACACTCGCCATTGGCAAAGGCAATGCTTGGACATCACGTCGGTGATGAATTCAAAATACAACTGCCAAAAGGTATAAAAGAGTATGAGATTGAAGCTATAGAGTATAAAAATATCTATACTTTAAAGAAAAATATTCGTACAAAAAGTGATTATACATTTCACTAA
- a CDS encoding HDOD domain-containing protein, which translates to MTEEILKKIKQLPPLPESAMQIEAVYQDPDSTFNDMVKILEKDPLLTADILKAANSPLYGFSREINAISQAVGLFGMGTVRGFALASIVKKSFKLDLSPYGITNDMFSELSKKQNALTVSWCLRKENKLMGVLSAAAFLVEIGKVLIAQQVMADKKEETFRDALLELQDVEAAEREIVGVDTPEVSATIFANWKFEENLVDVIRNCQDPDKADEDDKRAAQILNVVRVAVPINGVVTDESVNKAKELIEEYGLDMEGFENAIEAFK; encoded by the coding sequence ATGACAGAAGAAATACTTAAAAAAATCAAACAACTTCCACCTCTTCCAGAATCTGCAATGCAGATAGAAGCGGTTTATCAAGACCCTGATTCCACTTTCAACGACATGGTAAAGATCCTTGAAAAAGATCCTCTCTTAACGGCGGATATTTTAAAAGCCGCAAACTCCCCACTCTATGGTTTTTCACGTGAGATCAACGCGATAAGCCAGGCAGTAGGTCTTTTTGGAATGGGAACGGTGCGTGGTTTTGCTCTTGCAAGTATTGTCAAAAAAAGTTTCAAGCTTGACCTTTCACCTTACGGCATCACAAACGATATGTTTTCAGAACTCTCTAAAAAACAGAATGCTCTTACGGTTTCATGGTGTCTGCGTAAAGAGAATAAACTTATGGGTGTTCTCTCAGCTGCAGCATTTCTCGTTGAGATAGGCAAAGTGCTTATCGCGCAACAGGTTATGGCTGATAAAAAAGAAGAAACGTTTCGTGATGCTCTTTTAGAACTTCAAGATGTAGAGGCAGCTGAACGTGAGATTGTCGGCGTGGATACACCTGAAGTCAGTGCGACCATCTTTGCTAACTGGAAATTTGAAGAGAATCTTGTCGATGTCATCCGTAACTGTCAAGATCCGGACAAAGCTGATGAAGATGATAAACGCGCAGCACAGATTCTTAACGTTGTCCGCGTAGCTGTACCAATCAACGGTGTGGTTACTGATGAAAGTGTCAACAAAGCCAAAGAACTTATTGAAGAGTACGGTCTTGATATGGAAGGCTTTGAGAATGCCATAGAGGCTTTTAAATAA
- a CDS encoding RNB domain-containing ribonuclease: MHELKSLLIKLTHGVSEQDLCEEEQKLCKEWLAKNYLTFKNDTYKFNSKYRAGVLGLVQKGTAYLHVIGDNVKDLYIDELGRATEGDLIIAQRLLGKRGGASAKIAEIVGREESYGVGYIVERYGHKSLVDLKTDHPVGAELTQGEINSYKLGDVFKIDYQEHKIMEKLGHISDPKVDEKIVLAQYNKHDEFDEEVLKIARSFAPVDAKRYPNRKDLRDLPFCTIDPVTAKDFDDSIYWDDKNSTLYVAIADVSEYVKPFGALDNEAMYRGFSIYLPHRSIPMLPRELSETLCSLQPHVDRLAYVFEIKLDKKTLEVIESDVYEAVMHSDRRFNYEEIDDFFDGKLKAKTDEEKRIFDALTKLRVITDRLKEQRLKVGFDFHSVEIEMTLDEDTNLIATKESKETPSHALIEDCMLLANKEAAKRYDRGIFRIHEPPSQSKLQTLYQELSAIGMQIEIKPTIKETIEAIQKQAKEMGIESDVDTLIIRSQMQARYAPLNSGHFGLGFEEYTHFTSPIRRYSDLIVHRLLKAIKKGDTKEGSYVLRNIETLAMMISEKEREASTIESEYKARKYARWAKENLHKEFKARIIATDPEVRAELHDEIIGAKLNITHSENVVLFENVIVRIDKVDIPRARIYAAVVGKAD; encoded by the coding sequence TTGCACGAACTTAAATCTCTCCTCATTAAGCTCACGCACGGCGTGAGCGAACAAGACCTCTGTGAAGAAGAACAAAAATTATGCAAAGAGTGGCTTGCAAAAAATTACCTTACGTTCAAAAACGATACTTATAAATTCAACTCCAAATATCGGGCCGGTGTTTTAGGACTCGTTCAAAAAGGCACAGCCTATCTACATGTAATCGGTGACAATGTAAAAGATCTCTATATTGATGAACTAGGCCGCGCCACCGAAGGTGATCTGATCATCGCACAAAGGCTGCTTGGAAAACGAGGCGGTGCCAGCGCAAAGATCGCGGAGATTGTCGGTAGAGAAGAGAGTTACGGTGTTGGGTACATTGTTGAGAGATATGGACATAAATCATTGGTAGATTTAAAGACAGATCACCCCGTAGGCGCTGAACTCACGCAAGGCGAGATAAACAGTTATAAGCTCGGGGATGTTTTTAAGATAGACTATCAAGAGCATAAGATCATGGAAAAGCTTGGACATATCAGTGATCCGAAGGTCGATGAAAAGATTGTTCTTGCACAATACAACAAACATGATGAATTTGATGAAGAAGTTCTTAAAATCGCTCGCTCATTTGCTCCCGTCGATGCAAAAAGATATCCCAATAGAAAAGATCTGCGTGATCTACCTTTTTGTACGATCGATCCTGTCACTGCAAAGGATTTCGATGATTCTATCTACTGGGATGACAAAAACAGCACGCTTTATGTAGCTATCGCAGATGTTAGCGAATACGTGAAACCTTTTGGAGCCTTGGACAATGAAGCGATGTACAGAGGTTTTTCGATCTATCTGCCCCATCGTTCCATTCCAATGCTGCCACGTGAGCTGAGTGAAACACTCTGCTCTTTGCAGCCGCATGTCGACAGGCTTGCGTATGTCTTTGAGATAAAACTCGACAAAAAAACCCTTGAAGTAATCGAATCAGATGTCTATGAAGCTGTAATGCATTCTGACCGGCGTTTTAACTATGAAGAAATTGATGATTTCTTTGATGGAAAGCTCAAAGCTAAAACAGATGAAGAGAAACGCATCTTCGATGCCCTTACAAAATTAAGGGTCATAACCGACAGACTCAAAGAGCAGCGTCTTAAAGTCGGTTTTGATTTTCACTCTGTCGAGATAGAGATGACCCTTGATGAAGACACAAACCTCATTGCGACAAAAGAGTCCAAAGAGACACCTTCACATGCACTCATTGAAGACTGTATGCTTTTAGCCAATAAAGAAGCAGCAAAAAGATATGACCGAGGAATTTTCAGAATTCACGAACCGCCAAGCCAAAGCAAGCTCCAGACACTTTACCAGGAACTCTCGGCTATCGGCATGCAGATAGAGATAAAACCGACAATTAAAGAGACGATCGAAGCTATTCAAAAACAAGCCAAAGAGATGGGTATCGAAAGTGATGTTGATACGCTCATTATCCGCTCACAGATGCAGGCACGCTACGCACCACTGAACTCCGGACACTTTGGACTTGGATTTGAGGAGTATACACACTTCACTTCGCCTATCAGAAGATACTCCGACCTCATTGTACACAGGCTTCTCAAAGCCATCAAAAAAGGCGACACTAAAGAGGGCTCCTATGTCCTGAGGAATATTGAGACCCTTGCCATGATGATAAGTGAAAAAGAACGTGAAGCAAGCACCATTGAATCGGAATATAAAGCGAGAAAATATGCACGCTGGGCAAAAGAGAATCTCCATAAGGAGTTTAAAGCCCGAATCATCGCTACAGATCCCGAAGTAAGAGCGGAGCTGCATGATGAGATAATCGGCGCAAAACTCAATATTACCCACTCTGAGAATGTTGTGCTTTTTGAAAATGTAATCGTTCGTATCGACAAGGTCGATATTCCACGAGCAAGAATCTATGCCGCTGTTGTAGGTAAAGCAGACTGA
- the holA gene encoding DNA polymerase III subunit delta, with amino-acid sequence MYKNEFDNHIRNKTVSNSFVFFGESHFLIDMYTKMLTNIEDANILNYYHDEYDFNSAKAHLSQGSLFGDRNILVIKSEKKIPKKELDTLLELTHKNGDNIFVYAYYGSDHKSYNNAKSFAKTQTMNVRFFHPKEYEAQNLLSQIAHEKNVNIDKYTLSHLLKIHNGDIALCANEIDKFRIFDREVTTKDVDALVYGLGEINLDDFTKKLLEKKDFKEDLQNILEHGEDEIRIISALTSYLTQLYMFNIYIRINGAPNALEILGYPAPKFVVEQKAAQAIKIKPAAFYRLHELLLESELKMKSSHVDKSAILLSTLIKLQKTL; translated from the coding sequence ATGTATAAAAACGAATTTGACAATCATATACGCAACAAAACAGTTTCAAACTCTTTTGTTTTCTTTGGAGAAAGCCACTTTCTCATAGATATGTACACTAAGATGCTCACAAATATTGAAGATGCCAATATTTTGAACTATTATCATGACGAATATGATTTCAATTCTGCAAAAGCCCACCTCTCACAAGGTTCACTCTTTGGAGACAGAAACATTCTTGTTATCAAAAGCGAAAAGAAAATCCCAAAAAAAGAGCTTGACACCCTGCTTGAGCTGACACATAAAAACGGTGACAATATTTTTGTTTATGCCTACTATGGCAGCGATCATAAAAGCTATAATAATGCAAAGAGCTTTGCTAAAACACAAACGATGAACGTGCGTTTTTTTCATCCCAAAGAGTATGAAGCGCAAAATCTGCTCTCCCAAATCGCACATGAAAAAAATGTAAATATCGACAAATACACACTTTCACACCTGCTAAAGATCCACAATGGAGACATAGCGCTCTGTGCAAATGAAATTGACAAATTTCGTATATTTGACAGGGAAGTTACAACAAAAGATGTCGATGCCCTTGTTTATGGACTAGGAGAGATCAATCTTGATGATTTCACCAAAAAACTTTTAGAGAAAAAAGATTTTAAAGAAGATCTGCAAAATATCTTGGAACATGGTGAAGATGAGATTCGCATCATCTCTGCACTCACCTCCTACCTCACGCAGCTCTATATGTTCAATATATACATAAGAATCAACGGAGCGCCAAATGCCCTTGAAATTTTAGGCTATCCTGCTCCCAAATTTGTCGTCGAGCAAAAAGCGGCACAAGCCATAAAGATAAAACCTGCCGCTTTTTACAGACTTCATGAACTGCTTTTAGAGAGTGAGCTGAAGATGAAAAGCTCCCATGTCGACAAAAGTGCCATACTACTTTCAACACTCATAAAACTGCAAAAGACACTTTAA
- a CDS encoding Fur family transcriptional regulator: MNNFTDILRAHHLKATPQRLAIAATLYNRGHVNIEELYEVMLKKFNSISLATIYKNINLMIENAFIQEVKIPNAKSVYELSKEAHSHMVCDNCGAVEDFTVDLSAVTSLAAHETNFKINKADLVFSGLCQNCQ; this comes from the coding sequence ATGAATAATTTTACAGATATATTAAGAGCACATCATTTAAAAGCAACACCGCAAAGATTAGCTATTGCAGCCACTCTCTATAATCGTGGACATGTAAATATTGAAGAATTGTATGAAGTAATGCTGAAAAAATTTAACTCAATTTCACTGGCAACGATTTATAAAAATATAAACCTTATGATAGAAAACGCTTTCATTCAGGAAGTCAAAATCCCAAATGCAAAATCGGTCTATGAACTCTCAAAAGAAGCACACTCCCACATGGTCTGTGACAACTGTGGTGCAGTCGAAGATTTTACAGTTGATTTAAGCGCTGTCACTTCCCTTGCAGCCCATGAAACAAACTTCAAAATAAACAAAGCAGACCTGGTATTTTCCGGACTTTGTCAAAACTGCCAGTAA
- a CDS encoding ribose-phosphate pyrophosphokinase yields the protein MRGYKIFAGSASVDFAKEICSVLDVPLAKADVKKFSDGEISVQIAESVRGRDVFIVQSTGVPSNDNLMELLIMTDALRRSSASSITAVVPYYGYARQDRKAAPRVPITAKLVANLFETAGIDRVVTIDLHAGQIQGFFDIPVDNLYGSVTFEQYIKSKNLKNPIIASPDIGGVARARYFAKRMGLEMVIVDKRREKANESEVMNIIGDVEGKDVIMIDDMVDTAGTMVKAATALKNQGATSVMACATHGVLSGKAYENLDKGELDELIITNTLESKPNKKIKVLTVAPLFAEVIRRVYHNESVNSLFA from the coding sequence ATGCGTGGTTATAAAATTTTTGCCGGCTCAGCCAGTGTTGATTTCGCAAAAGAAATTTGTTCTGTTTTAGATGTACCGTTAGCGAAAGCTGATGTTAAAAAGTTTAGTGATGGTGAGATCTCTGTTCAAATTGCAGAGAGCGTTCGTGGACGTGATGTTTTTATTGTCCAGTCAACAGGTGTACCTTCCAATGACAACCTTATGGAACTTCTCATCATGACAGATGCACTTCGTCGTTCTTCTGCTTCAAGCATTACAGCTGTTGTTCCATACTACGGTTATGCAAGACAAGACCGTAAAGCCGCTCCACGTGTTCCAATTACTGCAAAACTTGTCGCAAATCTTTTTGAAACTGCAGGAATTGACAGAGTCGTAACGATCGATCTTCATGCCGGGCAGATTCAAGGATTCTTTGATATCCCTGTTGACAACCTTTACGGTTCTGTTACATTTGAGCAGTATATTAAAAGCAAAAACCTTAAAAACCCTATTATCGCTTCTCCGGATATCGGAGGCGTTGCACGTGCACGTTACTTTGCAAAACGAATGGGTCTTGAGATGGTTATCGTTGATAAACGTCGTGAAAAGGCAAATGAGAGCGAAGTAATGAACATCATCGGTGATGTTGAAGGAAAAGATGTCATCATGATCGATGATATGGTAGATACTGCAGGAACAATGGTAAAAGCGGCAACAGCACTCAAAAACCAGGGTGCTACATCCGTTATGGCCTGTGCAACGCATGGTGTTCTGAGTGGAAAAGCCTATGAAAATCTTGATAAAGGTGAACTCGATGAACTCATCATCACAAACACGCTTGAATCAAAACCAAATAAAAAGATCAAAGTACTGACAGTTGCACCGCTCTTTGCTGAAGTTATCAGAAGAGTTTATCATAATGAGAGTGTTAACTCACTTTTTGCATAA
- the lepA gene encoding translation elongation factor 4: MKNIRNFSIIAHIDHGKSTLADRIIQECGAVSEREMGSQMMDTMDIEQERGITIKAQSVRLDYVKDGEHYILNLIDTPGHVDFSYEVSKSLASSDGALLIVDAAQGVEAQTIANVYLALENDLELIPVINKIDLPAAEPERVAEEIETSIGIDATDAILVSAKTGVGIRELIDAIVERVPQPQGDPNAPTKAIIYDSWFDQYLGALALVRVFDGEISKNQTIKLMSNGEEHQVLDLMYPHPIKKIKTPAIKSGEIGIVVLGLKEVSVVSVGDTITDAKNPTSEPVGEYEPAKPFVFAGLYPIDTDKFEDLRDALDKLKLNDSALSYEPETSVALGFGFRVGFLGMLHMEVVKERLEREFGLDLIATAPSVVYHVYLNNGDKIEVQNPSELPEVNHIERIEEPYVKATVITPSEYLGNIMNLLVAKRGIQSKMTYLNEERVMLEYELPMNEIVVDFYDKLKSISKGYASFDYEPSEFKQGDLVKLDVKVAGEVVDALSIIVPRTSAVSRGRALVKNMKEIIPRQLFEVAVQASLGNQVIARETVKSMGKNVTAKCYGGDITRKRKLLEKQKAGKKRMKSIGKVNLPQEAFMSVLKMD; this comes from the coding sequence TTGAAAAATATTAGAAATTTTTCTATCATTGCCCATATCGACCATGGTAAAAGCACTTTAGCCGACAGAATCATCCAAGAGTGCGGTGCTGTCAGCGAGCGAGAGATGGGTTCACAGATGATGGATACGATGGATATCGAACAAGAACGCGGCATTACCATCAAAGCACAATCTGTACGACTTGATTATGTCAAAGACGGCGAACATTATATTCTCAACCTCATAGACACTCCGGGCCACGTCGATTTCTCTTATGAAGTAAGTAAATCGCTTGCATCAAGTGACGGTGCACTACTCATTGTAGACGCAGCGCAAGGCGTTGAAGCACAAACGATCGCCAATGTATATCTTGCACTTGAAAATGATCTTGAACTCATTCCCGTCATCAATAAAATCGACCTCCCAGCAGCAGAACCTGAGCGTGTTGCAGAAGAGATAGAGACCAGTATCGGGATCGATGCGACAGATGCCATTTTGGTAAGTGCAAAGACAGGAGTCGGTATCCGCGAGCTTATCGATGCAATCGTCGAACGCGTTCCCCAGCCACAGGGCGATCCTAATGCACCGACAAAAGCCATCATCTATGACTCCTGGTTCGATCAGTATCTTGGTGCTTTGGCACTTGTACGTGTATTTGACGGTGAGATCTCTAAAAATCAGACCATTAAACTCATGAGCAACGGTGAAGAGCATCAGGTACTTGATCTGATGTATCCACACCCTATTAAAAAAATAAAAACACCGGCTATCAAATCCGGTGAGATAGGCATCGTCGTTCTTGGACTCAAAGAGGTCAGTGTTGTTAGTGTCGGTGATACTATCACCGATGCCAAGAATCCCACATCTGAACCTGTTGGCGAATATGAACCGGCGAAACCATTTGTCTTTGCAGGACTCTATCCAATAGATACCGACAAATTCGAGGATCTGCGTGATGCCCTTGACAAACTAAAACTCAATGACTCCGCACTCTCTTATGAGCCAGAGACTTCTGTGGCTTTAGGATTTGGTTTTCGTGTCGGATTTTTGGGAATGCTGCATATGGAGGTCGTCAAAGAAAGACTTGAACGTGAGTTTGGGCTTGATCTCATCGCTACAGCACCTTCTGTTGTCTATCATGTCTATTTGAACAACGGTGACAAAATAGAGGTGCAAAATCCATCAGAGCTGCCAGAAGTAAACCATATAGAGCGAATCGAAGAGCCTTATGTAAAAGCGACGGTCATCACACCAAGCGAATACCTTGGAAATATTATGAATCTTCTCGTTGCAAAACGCGGTATTCAGAGTAAGATGACCTATCTCAATGAAGAGCGTGTCATGCTTGAGTATGAACTCCCAATGAATGAGATCGTTGTTGATTTTTACGATAAACTCAAATCTATCTCAAAAGGCTACGCCTCTTTTGATTATGAGCCAAGTGAATTCAAACAGGGCGATCTTGTTAAACTCGATGTAAAAGTTGCCGGAGAAGTTGTCGATGCGCTCAGTATTATTGTGCCTCGTACATCCGCAGTAAGTCGTGGACGTGCCCTTGTCAAAAATATGAAAGAGATTATTCCTCGTCAGCTTTTTGAAGTTGCCGTTCAGGCATCTCTTGGCAATCAAGTCATAGCCCGTGAGACTGTAAAATCTATGGGTAAAAATGTTACGGCAAAATGTTACGGCGGTGATATTACCCGTAAACGAAAACTGCTTGAGAAACAAAAAGCAGGTAAAAAGCGCATGAAATCCATCGGCAAGGTAAACCTGCCGCAAGAGGCATTTATGTCCGTCTTAAAAATGGACTAA
- a CDS encoding ComF family protein has product MKCMLCENYSLTQHICNSCQENFLQPSLYKRILENGIEVISFYKYADIKELLFTKHTNLGFHIYKLLASLSFQKFAQEFLFHEKVVSLSIDDTVKSGYSHTALLNKALKSYTIKPLYTKMRASSILSYSGKSKAFRIANPRNFKFKHFKEKSVILVDDIITTGTTLREASELLTREGKEILFCLTLCDVSKT; this is encoded by the coding sequence ATGAAATGTATGTTGTGTGAGAACTACTCTCTCACGCAGCATATCTGCAACAGTTGTCAAGAGAATTTTTTACAACCTTCCCTCTATAAACGGATACTTGAAAACGGCATTGAAGTTATCTCTTTTTACAAATATGCCGACATTAAAGAGCTTCTTTTTACCAAACATACCAATCTTGGTTTTCACATCTATAAACTGCTTGCAAGTTTAAGTTTTCAAAAATTTGCACAGGAGTTTCTGTTTCATGAAAAAGTTGTCTCTTTAAGTATTGATGATACCGTAAAAAGCGGTTATTCGCATACAGCACTTTTAAACAAAGCGCTCAAATCATATACTATCAAACCACTCTATACAAAAATGCGAGCATCTAGCATACTCTCTTACTCCGGTAAATCAAAGGCTTTTAGAATCGCAAATCCACGGAATTTCAAGTTTAAGCACTTTAAAGAGAAATCTGTCATTTTAGTTGATGATATCATTACCACAGGAACAACTTTGCGTGAGGCAAGTGAACTGCTCACGCGAGAGGGAAAAGAAATACTGTTTTGTCTTACTCTCTGTGATGTTAGCAAGACTTAA
- the grpE gene encoding nucleotide exchange factor GrpE codes for MSTENTENENMNENETNTNEEVEADAVAAENELDLLQKELDECKDKYARVHADFDNIKKRLEREKYTAVEYANEKFAKDMIPVVDSLQMALKSADTDAAPEELIEKLKEGVELTLKQFMTALEKHGVTMVSHEEPFDPNIHNAVQSVDHPEIESGQIVETFQTGYKYKERPLREAMVVVAN; via the coding sequence ATGTCTACTGAAAACACAGAGAACGAAAATATGAATGAAAATGAAACAAATACAAATGAAGAAGTAGAGGCAGATGCTGTTGCAGCTGAAAATGAACTTGATCTACTTCAAAAAGAACTAGATGAGTGTAAAGATAAATATGCACGCGTACATGCTGATTTTGACAACATCAAAAAAAGACTTGAACGAGAAAAATATACAGCAGTTGAATATGCAAACGAAAAATTTGCAAAAGATATGATCCCTGTTGTTGATTCACTTCAAATGGCACTCAAATCTGCAGATACAGATGCAGCGCCTGAAGAGTTGATAGAGAAACTCAAAGAGGGAGTGGAACTGACACTCAAACAGTTCATGACAGCACTTGAAAAACATGGTGTCACCATGGTATCTCATGAGGAGCCGTTTGATCCAAACATCCACAATGCGGTACAGAGTGTCGATCATCCAGAAATTGAAAGTGGTCAGATAGTGGAGACATTCCAAACTGGTTACAAGTATAAAGAGAGACCTTTACGTGAGGCAATGGTAGTCGTCGCGAATTAA
- the dnaK gene encoding molecular chaperone DnaK, whose amino-acid sequence MSKVIGIDLGTTNSCVAVYEGGEAKIIPNAEGKNTTPSVVAFTDKGEVLVGDPAKRQAITNPEKTISSVKRIMGLMMNEENAKLAQDKVTYKIVDKDGMAAVDVAGKIYTPQEISAKILTKLKEDAEAYLGSKVTDAVITVPAYFNDSQRKATKDAGTIAGLNVLRIINEPTASALAYGLESKSDEDVLVYDLGGGTFDVTTLEISDGTFEVLSTDGNAFLGGDDFDNKIVDFLNAEFKSSHGIDLKNDKMALQRLKDAAETAKKELSSATETEINLPFITMTEAGPQHLVVKLTRAKFEGMIDPLVDETMTHIDTAMKDADLSKGDIKEIIMVGGSTRVPLVQKKVSDYFDGKELNKSVNPDEVVAAGAAIQGGVLRGDVKDVLLLDVTPLSLGIETLGGVATKVIEKGTTIPVKKSQVFSTAEDNQPAVSINVVQGEREFAKDNKSLGLFELTDIPAAPRGVPQIEVTFDIDANGILTVSAKDKGTGKEQKITISGSSGLSEEEINRMVQDAEEHKAEDEKRKALVELKNQADALIAQTEKSMEEMGDNLEADEKAKIQAAITDLQEVLKDENATKEQIEEKVKALTEASHKMAEQMYKKEQGGEAGEANQNAKKDDDDVIDAEIE is encoded by the coding sequence ATGAGTAAAGTAATAGGAATAGATTTAGGAACAACAAACTCTTGTGTAGCGGTATACGAAGGTGGTGAAGCGAAAATCATCCCAAATGCAGAGGGTAAGAACACTACTCCATCAGTAGTCGCTTTTACAGATAAAGGTGAAGTTTTAGTAGGTGATCCTGCAAAACGTCAAGCGATCACAAACCCTGAAAAAACGATCTCTTCAGTTAAGAGAATTATGGGTCTGATGATGAACGAGGAAAATGCAAAACTCGCTCAAGACAAAGTTACGTATAAAATCGTAGATAAAGATGGAATGGCAGCTGTTGATGTTGCAGGTAAAATATATACACCACAAGAAATTTCAGCGAAAATTCTTACAAAACTAAAAGAAGATGCGGAAGCTTATCTTGGAAGTAAAGTTACAGATGCTGTTATTACAGTACCGGCATACTTCAATGACAGCCAACGTAAAGCGACAAAAGATGCAGGTACGATTGCAGGACTGAACGTTCTACGTATCATCAATGAGCCGACTGCTTCTGCACTGGCATATGGACTTGAAAGCAAATCTGATGAAGATGTACTTGTATATGACCTTGGTGGTGGTACATTTGATGTAACAACACTTGAAATCTCTGATGGAACATTCGAAGTTCTCTCAACTGACGGTAATGCATTCCTCGGTGGTGATGACTTCGATAACAAAATCGTTGATTTCTTAAACGCTGAGTTCAAATCTTCTCACGGAATTGATCTTAAAAATGACAAAATGGCGCTCCAACGTCTTAAAGATGCTGCTGAAACAGCAAAAAAAGAGTTGAGTTCAGCTACTGAAACTGAGATTAACTTACCGTTCATCACAATGACAGAAGCTGGACCTCAACACTTGGTTGTTAAATTGACTCGTGCGAAATTCGAAGGAATGATCGATCCTTTAGTTGATGAAACTATGACTCATATCGACACTGCGATGAAAGATGCAGATCTTAGCAAAGGTGACATCAAAGAGATCATCATGGTTGGTGGTTCAACACGTGTACCTCTTGTACAGAAAAAAGTTTCTGACTACTTCGATGGCAAAGAGCTTAACAAAAGTGTAAACCCAGATGAAGTTGTTGCAGCGGGTGCAGCGATTCAAGGTGGTGTTTTACGTGGTGATGTTAAAGATGTTCTTTTACTTGACGTTACGCCTCTTTCACTTGGAATTGAAACACTTGGCGGTGTTGCAACAAAAGTAATCGAAAAAGGTACAACGATTCCTGTAAAAAAATCGCAAGTATTCTCAACTGCGGAAGACAACCAACCGGCGGTTTCTATCAATGTTGTTCAAGGTGAACGTGAATTCGCTAAAGACAATAAATCGTTAGGACTCTTTGAGTTGACTGATATTCCTGCGGCTCCACGTGGTGTGCCTCAAATCGAAGTTACATTTGACATTGATGCAAATGGTATCTTGACAGTATCTGCAAAAGACAAAGGTACTGGTAAAGAGCAAAAAATCACTATTAGCGGAAGTTCAGGACTCAGTGAAGAAGAGATCAATAGAATGGTTCAAGATGCTGAAGAGCATAAAGCCGAAGATGAAAAACGCAAAGCGCTTGTAGAGCTTAAAAACCAAGCGGATGCACTGATCGCTCAAACAGAGAAATCTATGGAAGAGATGGGTGACAACCTAGAAGCTGATGAAAAAGCGAAAATTCAAGCAGCGATCACTGATCTTCAAGAAGTTCTAAAAGATGAAAATGCAACTAAAGAACAAATTGAAGAGAAAGTAAAAGCACTTACAGAAGCAAGTCATAAAATGGCTGAGCAAATGTATAAAAAAGAGCAAGGCGGTGAAGCTGGTGAAGCGAACCAAAATGCTAAAAAAGATGATGATGACGTTATCGATGCTGAGATAGAGTAA